The following proteins come from a genomic window of Diorhabda sublineata isolate icDioSubl1.1 chromosome 7, icDioSubl1.1, whole genome shotgun sequence:
- the LOC130446368 gene encoding borealin isoform X2 encodes MPRTKINTKKTNKKLEEEGINKQLLLSNLVEIQSELVNEYKMKARLIIEENCAQSFTHFAPMLHRKVSDVLENGLSSTSTLPSLNLTSKKDILSQTKSVKKNNKPVKRSSSLVDEVGRTSTRQSRSKAKKNEEKRTRKTRSLSRTNQSKNNFITPANKKNLPSTYGLVTPKCKPNMPQVLLRRPKTGEVALSFQGSPLMTAPVVTDELANINIPLNDGTLLSLRAQEGLRLSQIPQFDKTILKQLDTLGQNISLVLKAAKQLK; translated from the exons ATGCCACGGACAAAAATTAAtaccaaaaaaacaaataaaaaactggaAGAAGAAGGAATAAATAAACAACTATTGCTATCTAATTTAGTTGAAATAC aatcagAATTGGTAAATGAGTATAAGATGAAGGCGAGGTTAATTATAGAGGAAAATTGTGCGCAGTCCTTTACCCACTTTGCTCCAATGTTGCACAGAAAAGTATCTGATGTG TTAGAAAATGGTCTCTCCTCAACTAGTACCCTACCGAGTTTGAATTTAACCAGTAAAAAAGACATTTTAAGCCAAACCAAGAGcgttaaaaaaaacaataagccAGTTAAGAGAAGTTCCTCACTTGTGGACGAAG TTGGTAGGACTTCAACGCGCCAGTCGCGAtcaaaagcaaagaaaaacgaagaaaaacgTACCAGGAAGACAAGATCGTTATCACGAACCAACCagagtaaaaataatttcataacaccagctaataaaaaaaatttacccaGTACATACGGATTAGTTACGCCCAAG tgCAAACCCAACATGCCTCAAGTACTCCTCAGGCGTCCGAAAACTGGTGAAGTGGCTTTATCGTTTCAAGGAAGTCCCCTGATGACTGCCCCAGTAGTAACCGATGAATTGGCCAACATTAATATACCCCTTAACGATGGTACTTTATTGAGTTTAAGAGCCCAAGAAGGTTTGAGATTGTCCCAAATACCTCAATTCGATAAAACCATTTTAAAACAACTGGACACTTTGGGTCAAAACATTTCTTTAGTACTGAAAGCGGCtaaacaactaaaataa
- the LOC130446368 gene encoding uncharacterized protein LOC130446368 isoform X1 yields the protein MPRTKINTKKTNKKLEEEGINKQLLLSNLVEIQSELVNEYKMKARLIIEENCAQSFTHFAPMLHRKVSDVLENGLSSTSTLPSLNLTSKKDILSQTKSVKKNNKPVKRSSSLVDEGYLTTESSNSVGRTSTRQSRSKAKKNEEKRTRKTRSLSRTNQSKNNFITPANKKNLPSTYGLVTPKCKPNMPQVLLRRPKTGEVALSFQGSPLMTAPVVTDELANINIPLNDGTLLSLRAQEGLRLSQIPQFDKTILKQLDTLGQNISLVLKAAKQLK from the exons ATGCCACGGACAAAAATTAAtaccaaaaaaacaaataaaaaactggaAGAAGAAGGAATAAATAAACAACTATTGCTATCTAATTTAGTTGAAATAC aatcagAATTGGTAAATGAGTATAAGATGAAGGCGAGGTTAATTATAGAGGAAAATTGTGCGCAGTCCTTTACCCACTTTGCTCCAATGTTGCACAGAAAAGTATCTGATGTG TTAGAAAATGGTCTCTCCTCAACTAGTACCCTACCGAGTTTGAATTTAACCAGTAAAAAAGACATTTTAAGCCAAACCAAGAGcgttaaaaaaaacaataagccAGTTAAGAGAAGTTCCTCACTTGTGGACGAAG GCTACTTAACAACAGAGAGTTCAAATTCAGTTGGTAGGACTTCAACGCGCCAGTCGCGAtcaaaagcaaagaaaaacgaagaaaaacgTACCAGGAAGACAAGATCGTTATCACGAACCAACCagagtaaaaataatttcataacaccagctaataaaaaaaatttacccaGTACATACGGATTAGTTACGCCCAAG tgCAAACCCAACATGCCTCAAGTACTCCTCAGGCGTCCGAAAACTGGTGAAGTGGCTTTATCGTTTCAAGGAAGTCCCCTGATGACTGCCCCAGTAGTAACCGATGAATTGGCCAACATTAATATACCCCTTAACGATGGTACTTTATTGAGTTTAAGAGCCCAAGAAGGTTTGAGATTGTCCCAAATACCTCAATTCGATAAAACCATTTTAAAACAACTGGACACTTTGGGTCAAAACATTTCTTTAGTACTGAAAGCGGCtaaacaactaaaataa
- the LOC130446844 gene encoding uncharacterized protein LOC130446844 → MSSNLEVDSFEEAKKLVRDLRQKTRAQAQQIMAWRKAFKMQEVMISRIEREKNDQLKVLSSKLLLFESRLIRKQKDISTMLNIRETIIQRQQKMIETLSNRLQDNGLEVPAQSEITELEFAFPDLDSLNDSDSAVVMEDLDCDHPYQVPKFRNMDGVTVMRSISDAIDPNLKYSSTRRTNGFLRRPEILETVYSVEEDADNDQENKLDANKRRESFANRGKSNCNIESQIIQDKSLEEKRMVDESSSFEETLSNNISWSYMNEKPVETTEDNSKNQVKKYNRVMSNHRSVTKPKDVKYKRINKAKSKSLEELRGKLKNWVEQGTKISSYSLEHSQSYA, encoded by the exons ATGTCAAGTAATTTAGAGGTGGACAGTTTTGAGGAAGCTAAAAAGCTCGTGCGAGATTTAAGGCAGAAAACAAGAGCTCAAGCTCAACAAATTATGGCATGGAGGAAAGCCTTTAAAATGCAA GAAGTTATGATATCTCGCATAGAACGTGAAAAAAATGACCAATTAAAAGTATTGAGTTCAAAACTTCTCCTTTTTGAGTCAAGACTGATCAGAAAACAAAAAGACATATCAACGATGTTAAACATCAG AGAAACAATCATACAGCGCCAACAAAAAATGATCGAAACGTTATCAAATCGTTTACAGGACAATGGTCTAGAAGTACCCGCTCAATCGGAAATTACAGAATTAGAATTCGCTTTTCCCGATTTAGATTCTCTTAATGATTCTGACAGTGCCGTCGTGATGGAGGACCTCGATTGTGATCACCCTTACCAAGTTCCCAAGTTTAGAAACATGGACGGAGTTACAGTTATGCG ATCAATATCAGACGCAATAGATCCAAATTTGAAGTATTCTTCTACAAGACGAACCAACGGTTTCTTACGTCGTCCAGAGATACTAGAAACTGTTTACAGTGTTGAAGAGGATGCCGATAATGATCAAGAAAATAAACTCGACGCGAATAAACGAAGGGAATCGTTCGCTAATAGAGGCAAATCAAATTGCAACATCGAAAGTCAAATTATACAGGATAAATCGTTGGAGGAAAAAAGGATGGTTGATGAAAGTAGTTCATTTGAAGAAACTTTGTCCAATAATATTTCTTGGTCGTATATGAACGAGAAACCAGTCGAGACAACAGAagataattcaaaaaatcag gtGAAGAAGTACAACCGAGTGATGTCCAATCACAGATCAGTAACGAAACCGAAAGATGTTAAGTACAAAAGGATAAATAAAGCCAAGTCAAAAAGTCTGGAGGAATTAAgaggaaaattgaagaattggGTCGAACAAGGAACTAAAATATCAAGTTACAGTTTGGAACACAGTCAAAGTTACGCCTAA